The Bombus fervidus isolate BK054 chromosome 3, iyBomFerv1, whole genome shotgun sequence genome includes a window with the following:
- the Gaba-b-r1 gene encoding gamma-aminobutyric acid type B receptor subunit 1 isoform X3 codes for MIGLVIFLTLTGAIGGSLPPDDADNVLHIGGIFPIRGKGGWQGGQACMPAVNLALEDVNREKNLLPGFILKLHSNDSECEPGLGASVMYNLLYYKPHKLMLLAGCSTVCTTVAEAAKMWNLVVLCYGASSPALSDRNRFPTLFRTHPSATVHNPTRIKLLQKFGWSRVAILQQAEEVFISTVEDLEARCKEAGIEIVTRQSFLSDPSDAVRNLRRQDARIIVGLFYVVAARRVLCELYHQNLYGKSYVWFFIGWYEDNWFEKNLDTEGITCTIEQMRRAAEGHLTTEALMWNQNNDTTISGMTSEDFRQRLNKVLKESSFDIDNNHYPEGYQEAPLAYDAVWSVALAFNKTMEKLSKQGKSLKNFTYTNKEIADEIYSAINSTQFLGVSGYVAFSSQGDRIALTQIEQVVDGKYVKLGYYDTQSDNLTWRNMERWIGGKVPQDRTIVRTVLRTVSLPLFICMGTISSVGIIIALALIIFNIWNRHRRVIMSSHPVCNTIMLVGVIACLVSVFLLGIDGRFVAPWEYPAICQARSWMLSTGFTLAFGAMFSKVWRVHRLTTKTKADQAKKKVQPWKLYTMVSGLLAVDIVLLVSWQVFDPLQRKMETFPLESSSFGDDDAMIRPELEHCESVHNNIWLGLVYSYKGIILVFGLFLAYETRSIKVKQINDSRYVGMSIYNVVVLCLITAPVTMVIASQQDANFAFVALAIIFCCFLSMALIFVPKVIEVIRHPKDKAESKYNPDVGMSKEDEERYQKLLSENDELQKLIAAKEEKIKLLKQTLAERDTLKGGGGNVPKDSLIVADFVTGEGTSDSAIGGGISVYTQSSRASASDFEFSGSYL; via the exons ATGATAGGgcttgttatatttttaacgttGACGGGAGCGATCGGGGGTTCGTTACCTCCCGACGACGCCGACAATGTGTTGCATATCGGTGGCATTTTTCCTATACGAGGAAAGGGTGGATGGCAGGGTGGCCAG GCTTGCATGCCAGCGGTGAACCTGGCtctggaagatgttaatcgtgaaaaaaatttgttacctGGATTCATACTGAAGCTTCACTCGAACGATAGCGAG TGCGAGCCAGGACTCGGTGCCTCGGTGatgtacaatttattatactataaaCCACACAAATTAATGTTGTTAGCCGGATGTAGTACGGTATGTACGACGGTCGCTGAAGCAGCGAAGATGTGGAACCTGGTAGTG TTGTGTTACGGTGCATCGTCTCCTGCGTTGTCGGATCGAAATCGGTTCCCGACGCTTTTCAGAACACACCCGTCAGCCACGGTGCACAATCCCACGAGAATCAAACTGTTGCAAAAATTTGGTTGGTCTCGAGTGGCGATCTTGCAGCAAGCCGAAGAAGTGTTCATATCT ACCGTAGAAGATTTAGAGGCACGTTGCAAGGAAGCAGGAATAGAAATAGTTACGCGTCAGAGTTTCCTGTCCGACCCGTCGGACGCGGTGAGAAATCTGCGTCGCCAAGATGCCAGAATCATCGTCGGTTTGTTTTACGTGGTAGCCGCGAGAAGAGTTCTCTGCGAATTGTATCATCAGAATCTCTATGGCAAAAGTTACGTGTGGTTCTTCATCGGTTGGTACGAGGATAATTGGTTCGAGAAGAACTTGGACACGGAGGGAATCACGTGCACGATAGAACAAATGAGGCGCGCGGCCGAAGGACACTTGACGACCGAGGCTCTCATGTGGAATCAGAATAACGACACGACGATCAGCGGCATGACTTCCGAGGATTTTAGGCAGAGATTGAACAAAGTGCTGAAGGAAAGCAGCTTTGACATCGATAACAATCACTATCCCGAAGGATATCAAGAAGCGCCCCTCGCTTACGACGCGGTTTGGTCGGTGGCGTTAG CTTTCAATAAAACAATGGAGAAGCTGAGTAAGCAAGGGAAGAGTCTAAAGAACTTCACCTACACCAACAAGGAGATAGCGGACGAAATTTACTCGGCGATCAACTCCACTCAGTTTCTAGGGGTATCT GGATACGTTGCATTTAGTTCGCAAGGTGACAGAATCGCATTGACCCAAATCGAGCAAGTGGTCGATGGAAAGTACGTTAAGTTGGGATATTACGATACGCAAAGCGACAATCTAACTTGGAGGAATATGGAAAGGTGGATCGGTGGCAAAGTACCACAGGATAGGACGATCGTAAGGACCGTTCTAAGGACAGTCTCGTTGCCTTTGTTTATTTGCATGGGAACTATATCCTCGGTGGGAATCATAATAGCGCTGGcattgataatttttaatatatggaACAGGCACAGAAG GGTTATAATGTCGTCGCATCCTGTGTGCAATACAATAATGCTTGTTGGAGTGATAGCGTGTCTGGTGTCGGTGTTTCTGTTGGGAATCGATGGTAGATTCGTTGCTCCGTGGGAATATCCAGCAATCTGCCAGGCTAGATCCTGGATGTTATCTACGGGATTTACTTTGGCGTTCGGCGCGATGTTTAGCAAAGTGTGGCGGGTCCACAGACTCACGACGAAGACGAAAGCCGATCAAGCGAAA AAGAAAGTTCAACCGTGGAAGCTGTATACGATGGTAAGCGGACTGTTAGCGGTGGATATAGTGTTGTTAGTCTCCTGGCAAGTATTCGATCCTTTGCAAAGAAAGATGGAAACCTTTCCATTGGAGTCGTCTTCGTTTGGCGACGACGACGCGATGATCAGACCCGAGTTAGAGCATTGCGAGAGCGTACACAATAATATTTGGCTTG GTTTGGTTTACAGCTACAAAGGAATAATTCTGGTATTCGGACTGTTTTTGGCGTACGAAACGAGGAGCATCAAAGTTAAACAGATCAATGATTCCAGATACGTCGGGATGTCGATATACAACGTGGTTGTTCTCTGTTTGATCACAGCACCGGTGACGATGGTGATCGCCAGCCAGCAAGATGCTAATTTCGCTTTCGTTGCACTCGCCATTATTTTCTGCTGTTTCTTAAGCATGGCGTTGATCTTTGTGCCTAAAGTGATCGAAGTGATCAGGCATCCAAAAGACAAGGCCGAGTCTAAGTACAATCCGGACGTGGGCATGTCGAAGGAAGACGAGGAAAGGTATCAGAAGCTTCTTAGCGAGAACGACGAGCTTCAGAAACTGATCGCCGCG aaggaagaaaagatcAAACTTCTGAAACAGACGTTGGCCGAGCGAGACACGCTGAAAGGTGGCGGCGGAAACGTTCCGAAGGATTCGTTGATAGTCGCCGATTTTGTAACCGGCGAGGGGACTTCGGATAGCGCAATCGGTGGGGGTATTTCTGTTTATACTCAATCATCTCGAGCTTCTGCTTCTGACTTTGAGTTTTCAGGATCGTACTTGTAG